The following are encoded together in the Astyanax mexicanus isolate ESR-SI-001 chromosome 8, AstMex3_surface, whole genome shotgun sequence genome:
- the abi1b gene encoding abl interactor 1b isoform X2, with protein MAELQMLLEEEIPAGKRALLESYQNLSRVAEYCENNYVQAQDKKKALEETKAYTTQSLASVAYQINALANNVLQLLDIQASQLRRMESSINHISQTVDIHKEKVARREIGILTTNKNTSRTHKIIAPGNMERPVRYIRKPIDYTLLDDVGHGVKQGNSQPARASGGTLSRTNPPTQKPPSPPMAGRGTLGRNTPYKTLEPVKPPVVPNDYMTSPARLGGQNSPGRTASLNQRPRTHSGSSGGSGGRENSGNSMGIPLAVPTPSPPSMAPVVPPGPGLGPVPMSQFGTISRQISRHNSSTTSSSASMVSATGTYRRAPSSSSQFSVPQPHLNGGPTFPQNTAPVPQPPPPMVQLTPQIPLTGFVARVQENISDSPSPPPPPLPEDTPLFEDPAPPPPPPPVDYEEEDGAMVHYNDPYADGDPHWAPKSYIEKVVAIYDYTKDKDDELSFMEGAIIYIIKKNDDGWFEGVCNGVTGLFPGNYVESIMHYAD; from the exons GCCCAGGATAAGAAGAAAGCCCTGGAGGAAACCAAAGCCTACACCACCCAGTCTCTGGCCAGCGTGGCCTACCAGATCAATGCCTTAGCCAACAACGTGCTGCAGCTGCTGGACATTCAGGCTTCACAGCTGCGCCGGATGGAGTCCTCCATCAACCACATCTCCCAG ACTGTGGACATCCACAAGGAGAAAGTCGCAAGACGAGAGATTGGGATTCTCACCACCAACAAGAACACGTCCCGAACCCACAAGATCATCGCCCCCGGAAATATGGAGCGGCCAGTTCGCTACATCAGAAAGCCCATCGACTACACCCTGCTGGACGACGTGGGCCACGGTGTTAAA caagGGAACAGCCAACCTGCCAGAGCTAGTGGAGGAACTTTATCAAGGACCAATCCACCAACACAGAAACCACCAAGCCCACCCATGGCAGGGCGGGGCACACTGGG ACGAAACACACCCTACAAGACTCTGGAACCCGTCAAGCCTCCAGTGGTGCCAAACGACTACATGACCAGTCCAGCTCGGCTGGGCGGTCAGAACAGCCCGGGGCGCACAGCCTCCCTCAACCAGAGACCCAGAACACACAG TGGAAGCAGTGGGGGCAGCGGTGGTCGAGAGAACAGCGGGAACAGCATGGGCATCCCTCTGGCCGTTCCAACACCCTCCCCTCCCAGTATGGCACCAG tggttcCTCCAGGTCCAGGTCTAGGCCCAGTTCCGATGTCCCAGTTCGGCACCATCTCTCGGCAGATCTCCAGGCACaactcctccaccacctcctcctctgcCTCCATGGTGTCGGCCACGGGCACATACCGCCGAGCCCCCTCCAGCTCCTCCCAGTTCTCTGTGCCCCAGCCGCACCTCAACGGGGGTCCCACATTCCCCCAGAACACAG CGCCTGTGCCCCAGCCGCCTCCTCCCATGGTGCAGCTAACACCCCAGATTCCTCTAACTGGCTTTGTGGCCAGAGTTCAGGAGAACA TATCAGACAGCCCCTCCCCTCCGCCGCCACCGCTGCCTGAGGACACGCCCCTGTTTGAGGATCCAGCTCcgccccctccccctcctcctgtGGACTACGAGGAAGAGGACGGTGCTATGGTCCATTATAATGACCCTTACGCTGACGGGGACCCTCACTGGGCCCCCAAGTCCTACATAGAGAAGG TGGTGGCAATCTACGACTACACCAAGGACAAGGACGACGAGCTTTCGTTCATGGAGGGCGCCATCATCTACATCATTAAGAAGAACGACGATGGCTGGTTCGAAGGCGTGTGCAACGGCGTGACCGGTCTATTCCCCGGCAATTACGTGGAATCCATCATGCACTACGCCGACTAG
- the abi1b gene encoding abl interactor 1b isoform X1, with product MAELQMLLEEEIPAGKRALLESYQNLSRVAEYCENNYVQAQDKKKALEETKAYTTQSLASVAYQINALANNVLQLLDIQASQLRRMESSINHISQTVDIHKEKVARREIGILTTNKNTSRTHKIIAPGNMERPVRYIRKPIDYTLLDDVGHGVKWLKAKQGNSQPARASGGTLSRTNPPTQKPPSPPMAGRGTLGRNTPYKTLEPVKPPVVPNDYMTSPARLGGQNSPGRTASLNQRPRTHSGSSGGSGGRENSGNSMGIPLAVPTPSPPSMAPVVPPGPGLGPVPMSQFGTISRQISRHNSSTTSSSASMVSATGTYRRAPSSSSQFSVPQPHLNGGPTFPQNTAPVPQPPPPMVQLTPQIPLTGFVARVQENISDSPSPPPPPLPEDTPLFEDPAPPPPPPPVDYEEEDGAMVHYNDPYADGDPHWAPKSYIEKVVAIYDYTKDKDDELSFMEGAIIYIIKKNDDGWFEGVCNGVTGLFPGNYVESIMHYAD from the exons GCCCAGGATAAGAAGAAAGCCCTGGAGGAAACCAAAGCCTACACCACCCAGTCTCTGGCCAGCGTGGCCTACCAGATCAATGCCTTAGCCAACAACGTGCTGCAGCTGCTGGACATTCAGGCTTCACAGCTGCGCCGGATGGAGTCCTCCATCAACCACATCTCCCAG ACTGTGGACATCCACAAGGAGAAAGTCGCAAGACGAGAGATTGGGATTCTCACCACCAACAAGAACACGTCCCGAACCCACAAGATCATCGCCCCCGGAAATATGGAGCGGCCAGTTCGCTACATCAGAAAGCCCATCGACTACACCCTGCTGGACGACGTGGGCCACGGTGTTAAA TGGCTAAAGGCTAAG caagGGAACAGCCAACCTGCCAGAGCTAGTGGAGGAACTTTATCAAGGACCAATCCACCAACACAGAAACCACCAAGCCCACCCATGGCAGGGCGGGGCACACTGGG ACGAAACACACCCTACAAGACTCTGGAACCCGTCAAGCCTCCAGTGGTGCCAAACGACTACATGACCAGTCCAGCTCGGCTGGGCGGTCAGAACAGCCCGGGGCGCACAGCCTCCCTCAACCAGAGACCCAGAACACACAG TGGAAGCAGTGGGGGCAGCGGTGGTCGAGAGAACAGCGGGAACAGCATGGGCATCCCTCTGGCCGTTCCAACACCCTCCCCTCCCAGTATGGCACCAG tggttcCTCCAGGTCCAGGTCTAGGCCCAGTTCCGATGTCCCAGTTCGGCACCATCTCTCGGCAGATCTCCAGGCACaactcctccaccacctcctcctctgcCTCCATGGTGTCGGCCACGGGCACATACCGCCGAGCCCCCTCCAGCTCCTCCCAGTTCTCTGTGCCCCAGCCGCACCTCAACGGGGGTCCCACATTCCCCCAGAACACAG CGCCTGTGCCCCAGCCGCCTCCTCCCATGGTGCAGCTAACACCCCAGATTCCTCTAACTGGCTTTGTGGCCAGAGTTCAGGAGAACA TATCAGACAGCCCCTCCCCTCCGCCGCCACCGCTGCCTGAGGACACGCCCCTGTTTGAGGATCCAGCTCcgccccctccccctcctcctgtGGACTACGAGGAAGAGGACGGTGCTATGGTCCATTATAATGACCCTTACGCTGACGGGGACCCTCACTGGGCCCCCAAGTCCTACATAGAGAAGG TGGTGGCAATCTACGACTACACCAAGGACAAGGACGACGAGCTTTCGTTCATGGAGGGCGCCATCATCTACATCATTAAGAAGAACGACGATGGCTGGTTCGAAGGCGTGTGCAACGGCGTGACCGGTCTATTCCCCGGCAATTACGTGGAATCCATCATGCACTACGCCGACTAG
- the abi1b gene encoding abl interactor 1b isoform X3, with translation MAELQMLLEEEIPAGKRALLESYQNLSRVAEYCENNYVQAQDKKKALEETKAYTTQSLASVAYQINALANNVLQLLDIQASQLRRMESSINHISQTVDIHKEKVARREIGILTTNKNTSRTHKIIAPGNMERPVRYIRKPIDYTLLDDVGHGVKWLKAKQGNSQPARASGGTLSRTNPPTQKPPSPPMAGRGTLGRNTPYKTLEPVKPPVVPNDYMTSPARLGGQNSPGRTASLNQRPRTHSGSSGGSGGRENSGNSMGIPLAVPTPSPPSMAPVVPPGPGLGPVPMSQFGTISRQISRHNSSTTSSSASMVSATGTYRRAPSSSSQFSVPQPHLNGGPTFPQNTVSDSPSPPPPPLPEDTPLFEDPAPPPPPPPVDYEEEDGAMVHYNDPYADGDPHWAPKSYIEKVVAIYDYTKDKDDELSFMEGAIIYIIKKNDDGWFEGVCNGVTGLFPGNYVESIMHYAD, from the exons GCCCAGGATAAGAAGAAAGCCCTGGAGGAAACCAAAGCCTACACCACCCAGTCTCTGGCCAGCGTGGCCTACCAGATCAATGCCTTAGCCAACAACGTGCTGCAGCTGCTGGACATTCAGGCTTCACAGCTGCGCCGGATGGAGTCCTCCATCAACCACATCTCCCAG ACTGTGGACATCCACAAGGAGAAAGTCGCAAGACGAGAGATTGGGATTCTCACCACCAACAAGAACACGTCCCGAACCCACAAGATCATCGCCCCCGGAAATATGGAGCGGCCAGTTCGCTACATCAGAAAGCCCATCGACTACACCCTGCTGGACGACGTGGGCCACGGTGTTAAA TGGCTAAAGGCTAAG caagGGAACAGCCAACCTGCCAGAGCTAGTGGAGGAACTTTATCAAGGACCAATCCACCAACACAGAAACCACCAAGCCCACCCATGGCAGGGCGGGGCACACTGGG ACGAAACACACCCTACAAGACTCTGGAACCCGTCAAGCCTCCAGTGGTGCCAAACGACTACATGACCAGTCCAGCTCGGCTGGGCGGTCAGAACAGCCCGGGGCGCACAGCCTCCCTCAACCAGAGACCCAGAACACACAG TGGAAGCAGTGGGGGCAGCGGTGGTCGAGAGAACAGCGGGAACAGCATGGGCATCCCTCTGGCCGTTCCAACACCCTCCCCTCCCAGTATGGCACCAG tggttcCTCCAGGTCCAGGTCTAGGCCCAGTTCCGATGTCCCAGTTCGGCACCATCTCTCGGCAGATCTCCAGGCACaactcctccaccacctcctcctctgcCTCCATGGTGTCGGCCACGGGCACATACCGCCGAGCCCCCTCCAGCTCCTCCCAGTTCTCTGTGCCCCAGCCGCACCTCAACGGGGGTCCCACATTCCCCCAGAACACAG TATCAGACAGCCCCTCCCCTCCGCCGCCACCGCTGCCTGAGGACACGCCCCTGTTTGAGGATCCAGCTCcgccccctccccctcctcctgtGGACTACGAGGAAGAGGACGGTGCTATGGTCCATTATAATGACCCTTACGCTGACGGGGACCCTCACTGGGCCCCCAAGTCCTACATAGAGAAGG TGGTGGCAATCTACGACTACACCAAGGACAAGGACGACGAGCTTTCGTTCATGGAGGGCGCCATCATCTACATCATTAAGAAGAACGACGATGGCTGGTTCGAAGGCGTGTGCAACGGCGTGACCGGTCTATTCCCCGGCAATTACGTGGAATCCATCATGCACTACGCCGACTAG
- the abi1b gene encoding abl interactor 1b isoform X4 encodes MAELQMLLEEEIPAGKRALLESYQNLSRVAEYCENNYVQAQDKKKALEETKAYTTQSLASVAYQINALANNVLQLLDIQASQLRRMESSINHISQTVDIHKEKVARREIGILTTNKNTSRTHKIIAPGNMERPVRYIRKPIDYTLLDDVGHGVKQGNSQPARASGGTLSRTNPPTQKPPSPPMAGRGTLGRNTPYKTLEPVKPPVVPNDYMTSPARLGGQNSPGRTASLNQRPRTHSGSSGGSGGRENSGNSMGIPLAVPTPSPPSMAPVVPPGPGLGPVPMSQFGTISRQISRHNSSTTSSSASMVSATGTYRRAPSSSSQFSVPQPHLNGGPTFPQNTVSDSPSPPPPPLPEDTPLFEDPAPPPPPPPVDYEEEDGAMVHYNDPYADGDPHWAPKSYIEKVVAIYDYTKDKDDELSFMEGAIIYIIKKNDDGWFEGVCNGVTGLFPGNYVESIMHYAD; translated from the exons GCCCAGGATAAGAAGAAAGCCCTGGAGGAAACCAAAGCCTACACCACCCAGTCTCTGGCCAGCGTGGCCTACCAGATCAATGCCTTAGCCAACAACGTGCTGCAGCTGCTGGACATTCAGGCTTCACAGCTGCGCCGGATGGAGTCCTCCATCAACCACATCTCCCAG ACTGTGGACATCCACAAGGAGAAAGTCGCAAGACGAGAGATTGGGATTCTCACCACCAACAAGAACACGTCCCGAACCCACAAGATCATCGCCCCCGGAAATATGGAGCGGCCAGTTCGCTACATCAGAAAGCCCATCGACTACACCCTGCTGGACGACGTGGGCCACGGTGTTAAA caagGGAACAGCCAACCTGCCAGAGCTAGTGGAGGAACTTTATCAAGGACCAATCCACCAACACAGAAACCACCAAGCCCACCCATGGCAGGGCGGGGCACACTGGG ACGAAACACACCCTACAAGACTCTGGAACCCGTCAAGCCTCCAGTGGTGCCAAACGACTACATGACCAGTCCAGCTCGGCTGGGCGGTCAGAACAGCCCGGGGCGCACAGCCTCCCTCAACCAGAGACCCAGAACACACAG TGGAAGCAGTGGGGGCAGCGGTGGTCGAGAGAACAGCGGGAACAGCATGGGCATCCCTCTGGCCGTTCCAACACCCTCCCCTCCCAGTATGGCACCAG tggttcCTCCAGGTCCAGGTCTAGGCCCAGTTCCGATGTCCCAGTTCGGCACCATCTCTCGGCAGATCTCCAGGCACaactcctccaccacctcctcctctgcCTCCATGGTGTCGGCCACGGGCACATACCGCCGAGCCCCCTCCAGCTCCTCCCAGTTCTCTGTGCCCCAGCCGCACCTCAACGGGGGTCCCACATTCCCCCAGAACACAG TATCAGACAGCCCCTCCCCTCCGCCGCCACCGCTGCCTGAGGACACGCCCCTGTTTGAGGATCCAGCTCcgccccctccccctcctcctgtGGACTACGAGGAAGAGGACGGTGCTATGGTCCATTATAATGACCCTTACGCTGACGGGGACCCTCACTGGGCCCCCAAGTCCTACATAGAGAAGG TGGTGGCAATCTACGACTACACCAAGGACAAGGACGACGAGCTTTCGTTCATGGAGGGCGCCATCATCTACATCATTAAGAAGAACGACGATGGCTGGTTCGAAGGCGTGTGCAACGGCGTGACCGGTCTATTCCCCGGCAATTACGTGGAATCCATCATGCACTACGCCGACTAG